TACAGCGTGTGCACCCAGTCATGATCTTGCCCCAGCCCTGTGAACACTGAGGGTAGGAGAGGCCCCCCAAGCCCGGCCTGCGAGGGTTTGCAGCGTCCACACTTGGGACCGGGCCCAGGCCGGTTCCCAGCCTCACGCTTCCTTCTCTGGCCCCTTCGCCCACCAGATCGGACGTGGACCTACTCCTTCTCCGGCGCCTTCCTGTTCTCCATGGGCTTCCTGGTGGCGGCGCTCTGCTACCTGAGCTACAGATATGTCACCAAGCCGCCTGCGCCCCCCAACTCCCTGGTGAGCCATCccccctggggcaggagggagaggtcCAGGGGACGGCCCCAGAGCGGCAGGGGGCACAGGCCCAGAGGCCCCTGGTTCTCCCTGAAGTGCAGGGATTGGGATCCGCGCACAAAGCAGCTGAGACCTGCTTTCTCCTCCATGGGGCTCACGGTCCGACCCGAAGTCCACAGACAGGTGGCCTGGCAGGTCCCCGAGTGCACTGAAGAGGGGCAGGTGATCAGGACGAGTGGGCGTGGAAGAGAAAACCCAGGGCTGGTGGGTACCGTAGGACTCGGGTGAGCAGCGAGGGAGTGAGGACCCGCAGGCACCGGGGAGCCGTGGGGCTCACACCCGTCTCAGCGGGCCACCGTCACCGCTGTGTGGGAATGCGGGCCCAGTGTCGCCTGATCTTCACGTTTTCTGAGAGAAGTCAGAATTTCAGACTGTAATGTGAAATCTccccattttcaaatatttccaacTAATTCTTTAAATGAAAACCCCTACGCAAGCTGCACAGATCATGCCAGCAGCCCTCACCTGACTGGGGGTGCTGCCTCCCCCTCAGCGGCAAGGCCCCCTGCAGGGGCCCCCCAGAGCCCGCCGTGGTGCCCGGAGCCAGCTCTCGCCCATCCGAGGAGCTCTGTAAAACCCTCCCGGccctccctggctcccagcccctcccacgcACTGAGCAGCAACgtgggccccccacccccaccccgagagTGTGCCCGAGGCAGCCCCAAATCTGGGTCATTTACTCCCCGGACTATCTGCCTCCTGGAGGAACCAGAGCCCCGTGCTCTGTCCCCAAGATAACCCAGACTTCGGACGTGGCTCTCACCAGAGAGCTGCGagcccctggccctgggggaggcgCTTGCATTTAGAAGAATCTCTGGGAAGCAGAGGGGGTGTGGGGCATCTGCATCTTGCAAATGCCCCCCTGAGCCTCCCCGTGGGGGACCTCACCCACCCACGTCACCAGCAGGGACCTTAGAACAGGCCCTAACGGGGTGGACTCTTGTCGTCCCTGCGCAGAATGTCCAGCGAGTGCTGACCTTCCAGCCGCTGCGGTTCATGCAGGAGCACGTCCTCATCCCCGTCTTTGACGCCGGCGGCCCCAGCAGTCTGGCCCAGCCCGTCCAGTACTCCCAGGTCAAGGTCTCGGGGCCCCGCGAGCCCCCGGGAGCTCCACGGCAGCACAGCCTGTGTGAGATCACCTATGTGGGGCAGCCGGACATCATCCTCCAGCCCCGCCACGTGCCACCTCCCCAGACGCTGTCCCCACTGTCCTATGCCCCGAAGGCAGCCCCTGAGGTCGGGCCCTCATCCTACGCACCCCAGAGGACCCGCGAAGCTAAACCCCCGTTCTACGCTCCACAGACCGTCGCTAAGGTCCAGCCTCCCTCCTACAGCCCTCAGACCACTCCGGATGGCTGGCCTCCTTCCTACGGGGTGTGTGTGGAAGGCTCCAGCAAAGACTCCCCACCTGTGACACTCTCCAGTCCCAAACACCTTAGGCCTAAAGGTCAGCTCCGGGAAGAGGCACCAGCTGGAAGCTACATCCCGGGTGGCCTTTCTCTGCAGGAGGTGACCTCCTTGGCTTCAGAGGGATCCCAAGAAGCAAAAACTTTCCTCCAGCCTCTGGGGATTTGCACGGACAGAGCACCCGAGCCCAGCGTGCTGCACAGTGGGGAGCCAGGGACATCGCAGTACCTAAAGTGccagctccccctcctctcctctgtccaGATCGAGGGCCACCCTGTGTCCCTCCCTTTGCACACTCCTTCCCTCCCATGTTCCCCCTCGGACCAAGGTCCAAGTCCGTGGGGCCTGCTGGAGTCCCTGGTGTGTCCCAAGGACGAGGACAAGAGCCCAGCCCCTGAGGCCCCGGACCTGGAGCAGCCCACAGAGCTGGATTCTCTTTTCAGTGGCCTGGCCCTGACCGTGCAGTGGGAGCCCTGAGGGGAGAACAGGACAGACCTGGGgcttcctccctgtcctcctctggCATCACATCCGTGGCTGTGAATCCCGGGCCCAAACGTGTGGCACACTGCCCAGAGAGAACCAGAGGACGGAGGACGAGGGGCCCCTGCCGTGAGTGAGCTCCCCATCGGAGCAGAAAAGCACGATGAGGACTGAAGTCGGAGGAGCTCTGGGAGCGCAGAGCCCGGCGGGGCAGGACAGGATGGTCACAGTGCAGGCAGGTAACGCGGGGAAACCCCAGAGGAGACCCAgcgtcccacctcctaataccctGGACTCAAAGTTCTCGGGGAACCTGCCTGTCTGCACCCCATTCCCGGCCAGCTTCATTATTGAGTGTGACAAAGGGGAAGGCCCCTGCCTCCTCGGTGATTGCCCAAAGGTGAGAAAAGAGCCTGGAAAAGGACACCTCGTGGGAGGCCAGGCAGAACCAGAACAACCTGCACTTCTGCCAAGGCCGGGCCAGCACCATGGCCAGGCTTCAGGGAGGGGTGCGCCCTGGGGCACCTCCTAAACTGCACCACTTCAGCTGCGTTCCTCTGCGGGAGGCTCTGCCCCCAGTGACATGCGGGTCCACCAGGGAGGGAGACACACACACCTTTTCTGCAGGCAGGAGTTTCAGACCTTACCCTGAGAATGAGGTTTGAAAGGAGCGTGGGGCCAGGTGGCCCCTGAAGGAGATACGACAACAAACTGTATTTATGATACTTCATGACCGGGAAACTCTCAGCCATGGGTTCAACCCATCTGGATTTAAATTCCAGCCTCAgcacttacaagctgtgtgacttcaTGCACATGAATCATTGCtcaaaacctcagtttcctcatctgtaaaatggggacagtaacaCCTACCTCACGGTGTCGTGGTGAGGATGACATTACATAGCGTCTGGAAAGTGTttaacagtgcctggtgcatgggCACTGCCCGGTAAATAAATAGCTATTTcctgttgtgatttttttaaagatcaggtGGCACGAGGAGTAACCCCTTTCCCCAACTCAGGTTGGCTTCAGATACCTGGGAATTTTCTCGTGGGCTTAAAGGGTCTGACCTTTCTCAGGATTGCTCAGGCAAAGCTGGGGGGGCTGGATTGTCTAGGGTGGGACAGGGGAGGGATTGCAGGGCCTTCTGGAAACAGGGCCCAGAGACAAACGATATAGAATCTGCTTCCTGAGGCAGCGGGCGGAAGCCGTCGTGGGTGGCAGTGACATCTCAGAGGGCCTGTCTCCCAGCACCCCACCCGGGACAGCGCTGTACTGCACGGTCCTGCCCAGGTGGGGAAAGTGCCCCCTCGCTTGGTGCTTTCAGAATGCCGGGACACCTTTGTGTCCCCCCCACCATGAGGAatccgaggcccagagaggagaagggactcACCAAGGTCCCTTTActgaggggcagagctggagctGAGATCCAGGGCTTTTTGTCCTCATCAAGAGAAAGAACTTTCCACACCTGTAGGGATTCTCGGAGGATGAGAATAATGGGGCGTAATGAGGGGAGAGCCCCTAAGGGGGTCCCCAAGAGACAGGTGTCCCCTGGTCACCCTCTTGTTCCAAAGCCCTTTCTGAACATTTCTGAGAAACAAGATCAAACACCAGAGGCCTCCGTGTGACCCTTCCCAGGGTATACAGTGTCCTTTCCCTGAACCCAGCTGtgtctccccttctcttccccgcctctccccctccctgggACACAGCGACAGGTGGTGTTCTTCTTAtctttttgtaattaatatttaACATCTCTCCAGTGTCAACTGGTTTAGACCCAATATCTCCAGAGCAGAGGGGTGAGTCACCCTCCTGAGCACCCCAGCCCATTCGCCCCCCAGCAGGAGCCAGGTCAGCCCACatggctcccctcccccagcaccccctcccctgcatcccccacccccctatccccaccccagcccccccaCTGCAAACAGGTCTACTTCCTGTCACCTGAGGCACTCTTGGCCAAAGGCTAACTGTCTTCACCTTGATTCTTAGTGAAAAACAACCCAACAGCTGAACTCTCCTCACCAGGTAAGTGGGACGGAGGAGCTACAGCAGTTTTTTATTAAGAGCCATAAACATCTCTTCCAACGCACAAGACCACGAagctctcttccctccctggggTGGCAAACGTTCCAGAAAACGACTCTTGGAGGGTGGAGTCTGAGTGTCTAAGGAGAAAGGTGGATGGCTCAGAGTCTGTGACACCCCTCAGGCTGGCCCTGTCCCCACTGAGGGGCAGGCAGCAGGCTGCATGGCCCCTGAGGTCCCCGGCAGCCCTGGCAGCCCAGGCCTGCAGTTAGAGCTGGAACCAGCTAGAGGACACAGTGTCCGAGCTCCCCAGGAGCTGGCGGGGGCCTTGGCATTCCTGAGAGTCCAAGACGCTGACCCTATTACCAGGAATCtccacagccccacccagccagtGAAAGGTGAGTCTCCAAGGTGTCACCTGCCTACCAGGCATGGCAGGGCAAGGCCGGGTGTAACGGagagtggtggcagcagcagtagccacagcaggaagaaagaggaggtggAATTCACTGGTGTTGCTTGGCAGTGTACGTGCTCGATCGCTCGTCCTCTGGTTAAGCTTCCTTCCGAGATAGGTCGTATTGTCGGTATTTGGCAAAGGAGGAAAACGTGGCTCCGAGAGGCTCTTGCCCTAGTCTGTGTCCTACACTTGGCTCGTCGGGAACATCTCCTGGGGAGATTCCTCAAATGCTGCTTCCCGGCTCCCGTCCCAGGCCTGCTAAATCCATAGCTCCTGGGGTGtctgcatttttattaaagtcCTTTGGTGATTCCTTGAGAGGCAAGTGGAGGGAACAGTGCCCTTGTACCAGCAGTTTCCCTACCCACAGCCTCAGATCAGCTCCCCAGAGTCCCCCCATTATGCCCCCTGGATGCTGCGATGCCTGCAAACCCCTGACCTCCCAAGCCCCCAACTCCAGGAACACACAGGGGTTGGCTGAGTTTCCACCCAGAGAACGGGGCCAGCAGGACTGCGGCTCCCCCAGGGCTCTCAGAGGGCCAGATCCTCTGTGTCCCTCCCAAGTCTGAGTGTCAGCCTGGACCAGGCAGCTATGGCCTGATGTCACCACCAAAGCTTGTGCCCTGTTGCTATCTCCACGCTGCCTTCCAGACAGTAGGACAGAAACAAAAAGCTGAGGCAGGCATGGCCAGAGGGGTGCAGACAGCCCCCCGCCTCCCTTGTGGGTGCTgttgggacatggctccgagacCCCTCGGCTGCTTGGGCCAATTTTCCCTTCCCGCTGTTAGGAGATCAGTTTTGACCTGCACACATGAGAAGAACAGTAGCTGGAATTAACTGGAGTTGGAGAGCGACAGAGGGAGGACAGACACTCCCACACACGCAGTGTCTCgcgggcagggaggagggaagtaaAGAGGAGAGAGCAAGGGGCCAGACAGTTCTCCATTTGACCACCAGGTGGAGCCATCACTCAAGGACAGCTTGGTTGCTGCCTGGAAAAATGGTGTGATCTTCAGAGTAGTTGGTACCTGACACTCGGTTCAAAGGACTGTTAGTTTGTGCTTAATGGTAATAAGACCagggaagagaatgaaagagaaaagaaggaaaggggagaaagaaggaaatatgaGCCAGGTACTATGCCaggcattttacatatttaaccTCATTTGAGTCTCACAGACGTTCTACAAGGTAGGtatttgctatggtctgaatgttgatGTTTCAAgttatgttgaaacttaatgcaacagtgttaagacgtggggcctttgggaggtgattaggtcatgagggctctccctcaagaatgggattagtgcccttataaaagaggttgaagaCAGGACCCTAACCCCTTCCACCCCTTTTGCCGTGGGAGGACTGGGTGAGAGGcgccatctatgaagcagagagtGAGCCTTCACTAGACACTCAACCTGCTGGGGCCTTaatcttagacttctcagcctccggaattgtgagaaatacatttctgttatttataaattacccagcctaaagtattttgttactgcagcccaaatggactaagatagtcattcatgtatttattttaaacaaacacaaattGAGGACCCagctgtatgccaggcactgttcttgaGGCTAGGGATACAGTGAACTAGACAGGCAGCCACGTTCTCTGCTGTCTTGAAACttatccccaatttacaggtaaagaaactgaggcccagaaaagagGTCAAGTTCCCCCTGTTAGTGAGCAGAGATACAAGAGGTTTGGATTAAACCAAGATTTGTATAACTCTAGATCTAATCTCTGCTCAGCCACATGACCTGGGGGTATTTACAAGGGCCCCAGTGTTGAGTGAGCCCATCGATCAGCTAGGGGATACATGGGAATCTCACCCCCAGAAGGCTGGGGTGAGAGAAAGTATCAGTCTTCCTAGAGTTGTGGGATTATTGGTAGAGCTGCATTTGGCAAACATCGAGCGGGATGCCAGGGACTGTGCCGGAGGCTTCACATTTCTCAACTGAATCTTTTTGATCAGACTGCAAAGCAGGCGTTATTGTTTCTCACTGTACAAATAGTGAAACCAGAATGGTTACGTGACTTGCCCGAGGCCATACAGCTCATAAGCAGTGGGGCCAGATTGGGAGCCCAGGTCACCTGTCCTCGCGGGTGCTCCCTGCCTTGCAGGGAGGGGCCAGCACACCTGTCTCAATGGCTGCGTCCTGCGGGATTGGAAGCTCAAATCCCTCTTTGCTGTACGTACAGATGCACCTTCACCCCTCACAGCCAGTGTATGAATATAAGTCTTAAAAGCTCTTCTTAGGTTGGGTCGATAAAAGATGACATAGAAATGCCAAATGCCCTCCCCTAAAAGATGCTATTAACActgtgggtgggaggaagggagagaagcagGAGGACTTAGAGAGGGGTTGCAAATAGGGCAGGAGGTGAAGGTCTTGGCGGAAGAGCTCTCTAGCATGTGTGCCcgtgctctctctctcccagggagTAGTCCCCGAGGCACTAGGAAGAGTGACAGGCACAGGGTTGGTGGCCTACTGTAGCCcaggaagaggccaggaagggaagCTGTGCTCGCTAGGCTGTGCTCTCTGGTACAGCCTTCCCCAAGCTGGCCCGTCCTGAGACTCGGCCAGGTGTACCGTCatggctgcccactgtcccctctAGATTAGGGCCTCCTTCCGCATCCTCGGTGCCCACTGGGCCTGACACGTGTGGGTGCGAGTGAACGTGAGGGGGAAGGAATTGAGACTGGGGGAGGTGGGGTCAGCGTGAAGGGTGGGAAGAGGGACCCGCAGTGGCCACTCTGGCAGCCTGAGGACTTTGGACAGTGAAGCAGTAGGTGGCTCCCAGCTCCTCGCCCCCCAAACACACGTGACGGAGGGCAGGGTGTGGGCCATGTCACCAACCGCCGGGGTGGTACAGACACCAGCAGCCACTCGTTCCCGTGTGATAACGTAGGAGCACTGAAGACTTATTTTTATGTCACATTCTTTCCACCGTGTCCACGAAATCTGGGTCCCCAGGCTCAccatctccatttttcagaagGGGAAGCAGATCAGAGAAGCTGAGTGCTTTCCACAGGGCACCCACCCAGCCAGCGAGAATTCCGATCAGAACTCCGACAGCTGGGAAAGCTACACCGGCTCTGCCTCCCACGCGACAGCCCTGAGCCATCACCTCCTTTCCACTGTGACAGGGGCCAGAGTCGGGCTGAAAGCATTGCTGAGAGGAGGAGcggtgtgtgggggtggggtggggggacagctcCACCTGTTGCTGCCGTCCAGCGCTGGCAGGACCGAGcagtccctcctccccaccccacgccATAGTTCCCATCCATTGTCATCGTACTGTCACAGCGCTGCTATATTTAAGACACTGCAGGCTCCAGGATCGCATTCTTCTCCCAGTCCTCACTGAGCCAAGGCCAGGAAGAGACCAAGGACCCTCTCGCCCTCTGGAATCTTCTCCCCAGAGACTCCTAAGTGGACAAGCTGCTTCTGTGAGTCACCTCCAGGGACGGGGGTGGGCAGATAGACCTTTAGACAGTGAGACCTCAGCTTTCCACTGGGCAGTGATTcctacgtgtgtgtgtgcgcgtgcgtgcgtgtgcgtgcgtgcgtgtgtgtgtgtgtgtgtgtgcgtgcgtgtgtgtgtgtgtgtgtgtgtgtgtgtgtgtgttgggaaagGGGCCTGAGAGATTTGTGCTTAGGCAGCACCCCAAGTCAAAAAGTGGTGAGGGGATCCCAGAAacccctgccccatcccactGTTTTGTGTGGCCCTGGGTCTCCCAAGAGCTGAGTTTTCTGTGATGTCgaaagctacacacacacacacacaatggggTCCGCTCGAGGAACTGGAGTCTTTCCTGCGACAGAGCAGGAACCGGCAGGGACTGGGGTGAGCTGGCAAGTCCCCCAGACTAGAGCAGCGCTGGCTGAGCTCTGCTTGGCCTACCCCGCAGGCAGGGAGCGAAAGCAAGCCCTCAGATCCCAAGTCTTAGGGCTGGAAGGAATCTCATCCGGCGCCCGGGTGGACTGGCAGGAAACCCAGCCCCAGAGGGAAAGGCGTCACTCGCCAGCGGCCGCCTCGGAACTCGGCCTCTCGGAAGCTGGTGGGGCCACCGGGCTAAGACGCATCCGAGCCCGTACAGACCACCCAACGCAGCTCCTGTGCCATCAGTTCCCGCAGGGATCTCTGGCCGAGTCACTCAACCTCCAgcctttctcttcccctccccggGACGGGGACAGGGAGAGGCCCCCTAGGGAAGCCTGTCGGAGCAGATTGAGGCTTGGGTAGAAAGGGGAGGAGTTGGGACAGGATGAGGTGGGACCACTGGCCCAGGCTCTTGTTCCCCCAGGAAGAGGCCAAGGTGGCGGTTTCCCCTCCGGGCCCACACCCCACTGACGCCTCCCCGGCAGGCACACAGAGTGTTCCGGGAAGAGGGCACCCTGGTCCCATGGGGAAAGGGCAGGGGAGGCTGCAAACTTGTCCCTGCTAAATCCTGCGCATCAGTCAGTGCTTTAAAAAGAATTGTTGGCTCACCCGCTAAAGCCAGGGGTCTGGTTGCTGGAGGCCCTGAGGTGAGTGATACGTGCCAGCCCTGGCCACCGTGCCAATCAGGGACAGAGCATCCAGGGGAAGGGAGCCAGCAGCTGGTGCCAGGGAATGTTAACCCCCGGCTGCTGGGGC
Above is a window of Lemur catta isolate mLemCat1 chromosome 3, mLemCat1.pri, whole genome shotgun sequence DNA encoding:
- the IL22RA1 gene encoding interleukin-22 receptor subunit alpha-1; translated protein: MRTLLTILAVGSLAAHLAEDTSDLLQHVKFQSSNFENILTWDSGPEGTPDTVYSIEYKTYGEREWLAKEGCQRIARKSCNLTAETSNLNELYYARVTAVSSGGRSATGMTDRFSPRQHTTIKPPDVTCIPKVRSIQMIVHPNPTPAHKGDGHQLTLEDIFSDLFYHLELHINHTYQMHLEGKQREYEFFGLTPDTEFLGTIRILIPIGPKESAPYVCRVKTLPDRTWTYSFSGAFLFSMGFLVAALCYLSYRYVTKPPAPPNSLNVQRVLTFQPLRFMQEHVLIPVFDAGGPSSLAQPVQYSQVKVSGPREPPGAPRQHSLCEITYVGQPDIILQPRHVPPPQTLSPLSYAPKAAPEVGPSSYAPQRTREAKPPFYAPQTVAKVQPPSYSPQTTPDGWPPSYGVCVEGSSKDSPPVTLSSPKHLRPKGQLREEAPAGSYIPGGLSLQEVTSLASEGSQEAKTFLQPLGICTDRAPEPSVLHSGEPGTSQYLKCQLPLLSSVQIEGHPVSLPLHTPSLPCSPSDQGPSPWGLLESLVCPKDEDKSPAPEAPDLEQPTELDSLFSGLALTVQWEP